In candidate division KSB1 bacterium, the genomic stretch TAAATTCCACCCGGAATTACCGCGCTAACGACTTGAATGAGACCACTCTGTTGAATTTTGAAAAAAAGAGAGGCACGTGAAATCCTGCCCACTTTTTCGCGAAAACTCCGGTAGTCAAAAATCCTTTCCGTTTACACAGCAGATTCCTTTTTCCCAAATTCGACGGTTACATTTTTAATCAGGGGTTTAGCCCAGAATCCGATACTCAAGATGTACGCCATCGGGAGAAATAAAAACAGCATGCCATTTCTCAAACCCATGAGATCCCCAAGTCCACCGACAATCAGCGGCACGACGGCGCCACCAACAATGGCCGTGACCAGGATACCTGAAAAACTTCCATGGTGTTCTTCGACCGAATTGAGCGCCAGGGAAAATATAACCGGATACATGACAGAAGAAAAAAATCCAACCAAAGGGAAAGCAATTAATGCGACCGAACCCGACATAAACAGGGCTGCGGTTAAACTCATGATCGCCGCAATGGTGAATATAACCAGCACTATTTTGCTGTCGAGTAATTTCAACAACACGATACCTGCGATGCCGCCAATGGTCATAAGCCCCCAGAACCAGGCGACCGTTTTAGCGCCGGTTGTTTGGGGATCGTAGCCATGGTATTTGTTCAGGAATTCAGAGATCCAGTTTGCCACCCCCTGCTCAAGTCCTACATAAGTGAATATCCCCAGGAAAAACAAAATAACAGTTGGTTTCTTAAGCAATTCAAGATGAGTTTTTAAAGCGCCAACCTGGTCATCAGCTTTGCGTTCAACCTCAGGTATTCTTGAGATAAATATAACACCAACCATGAGCAAAGAAATAACCGCAAAAAGCCAATAAAGAGATATCCAGGGGATATTTTCAGGAACGACCTTTGATAATGTCGTGATCAGGATGTTTGAATCGGAGGATTTTTTCTCAAGATTAAGCACGAGATAGGAATATACCAGGGGACTGATGAAGGAAGCGGCGCCGAAAA encodes the following:
- a CDS encoding MFS transporter; protein product: MRRSYYVVGLIFLIFFVISFLTNIIGPLVPEIIDDFKLSLTLVAVLPFAFFIAYGVMSIPAGLLIEKFQEKPVMVAAFAIAFLGSLILALFPSYLTAVFSLFLIGSGMAMLQVAINPLLREAGGEEHFAFNATVAQLIFGAASFISPLVYSYLVLNLEKKSSDSNILITTLSKVVPENIPWISLYWLFAVISLLMVGVIFISRIPEVERKADDQVGALKTHLELLKKPTVILFFLGIFTYVGLEQGVANWISEFLNKYHGYDPQTTGAKTVAWFWGLMTIGGIAGIVLLKLLDSKIVLVIFTIAAIMSLTAALFMSGSVALIAFPLVGFFSSVMYPVIFSLALNSVEEHHGSFSGILVTAIVGGAVVPLIVGGLGDLMGLRNGMLFLFLPMAYILSIGFWAKPLIKNVTVEFGKKESAV